One window of the Anguilla rostrata isolate EN2019 chromosome 13, ASM1855537v3, whole genome shotgun sequence genome contains the following:
- the LOC135238242 gene encoding G0/G1 switch protein 2-like, giving the protein METIHEIIPFAKEMLSQKLSRRMVKVYLAGSAMAFLGVALGLVETVCQPFSAEEPLDEELARLEEREQRLLEAERQKERTEGTPLQSEVTQPKKKIQQAAIRRRSSANRLHAS; this is encoded by the coding sequence ATGGAGACCATTCACGAGATCATCCCGTTCGCCAAGGAGATGTTGAGCCAGAAGCTCAGCCGGCGCATGGTGAAGGTTTACCTGGCAGGAAGTGCGATGGCCTTCCTCGGGGTGGCGCTGGGCCTGGTGGAGACGGTCTGCCAGCCCTTCTCGGCTGAGGAGCCCCTGGACGAGGAGCTGGCCAGGCTGGAGGAGCGCGAGCAGCGTCTGCTGGAGGCTGAGAGGCAGAAAGAGCGGACAGAGGGGACCCCGCTGCAGAGTGAGGTGACCCAGCCCAAGAAGAAGATTCAGCAGGCAGCGATCAGGCGGAGGAGCTCTGCCAACAGACTGCATGCATCCTAA
- the LOC135238175 gene encoding G0/G1 switch protein 2-like gives METIHEIIPFAKEMLSQKPSRHMVKVYLAGSAMAFLGVALGLVETVCQPFSAEEPLDEELARLEEREQRLLEAERQRERTEGTPLQSEVTQPKKEIQQAAIRRRSSANRLHAS, from the coding sequence ATGGAGACCATTCACGAGATCATTCCGTTTGCCAAGGAGATGTTGAGCCAGAAGCCCAGCCGTCACATGGTGAAGGTTTACCTGGCAGGAAGTGCGATGGCGTTCCTCGGGGTGGCGCTGGGCCTGGTGGAGACGGTCTGCCAGCCCTTCTCGGCTGAGGAGCCCCTGGACGAGGAGCTGGCCAGGCTGGAGGAGCGCGAGCAGCGTCTGCTGGAggctgagaggcagagagagcggaCAGAGGGGACCCCGCTGCAGAGTGAGGTGACCCAGCCCAAGAAGGAGATTCAGCAGGCAGCGATCAGGCGGAGGAGCTCAGCCAACAGACTGCATGCATCCTAA